One Synechocystis sp. LKSZ1 genomic window, ATCTCGACATCAGACACCAGGGCCGCAAAGGGCCCCTCTGCCTGCACCTTCGCTAGGCCCTCTCGCCCATCGACCGCCACCGCAACTTCGTAGCCAGCCCCCTCCAAAATTCGTCGGAGTTGGGTCCGGATGGGGAGAGAATCTTCCACTAACAGAACCCGGGGTTTGCGGATGCCCGCCGGGGTGAAGTCACTAAGAACCCCCACCGTCTGCTCAACCTCTAGGAGGGCCGAGGGATTAAGCACATGGCAGACTTCGCCGGTACTGAGAATCGTAGCGCCTAGGAGGAGGGAAATGCCGCTGAGGAGGGGGTTGGGATTTTTGAGTTGAATCTCCTGGTAGTCCCACAGGCGATCGACGATCAGGCCTTGGTACTGGCCTTGGCCCTTGAGGACGACACAGGGCCGCTTACCCGCCTGTTCCTGCATGGGTTGGCCAACAATATCTCCCAAGGCCTTGAGGAGGAGCGGTTGGCCCTGCCAAAGAATACAGGGCCGGCCCTCTAGCTGAAAAATCTGCTGAGGATCGAATAAAAAAGACAAGGCAACCCCATCAACGGGAAGGGCATAGCAATGGTCTTGAACACTAACCAGTAAGACTGGAATCACACTGCGATTAGCCCGGAGCAAGATGCGAAATCGACAGCCTTGGCCCGGTTGCGATTCCACAGCCAATTCCCCCTGTAATTTTTCCACGCTGGCCTTAACCACATCGAGGCCAACGCCCCGGCCGGAAATAGCACTCACCTCACTTTTGGTTGAAAAGCCAGGGCGAAAAATCAGAGATTGAATTTGTTCAGGGGCCATCAGGGCCAATTCGGTGGGGGTCAACAGTCCTTTTTTGACGGCTGTTTCACCAATCGCCCGGTCGTCTAGGCCCCGGCCGTCATCCTGCACTTCAATCACAATCTCACTGCCTCGGCTATAACCCCGTAACCAGAGATTCGCTTGGGGCGGTTTACCGAGACGGGTTCGCTCCGCGGGCGTTTCTAGGCCATGGTCGATGGCATTGCGGAGCAGATGGGTGAGGGGGGCCTTGATTTCATCTAAGATGCGGCGGTCTACTGCTGTCTCACTACCCTGGAGGTGCAATTGCACGTCTTTGTTTTGTTGTTTACTCAGATCCCGCACCGTGCGTGGAAAAAGATTAAAAATTGTTGCAAAGGGAAGGAGTTGCAGTTTACGGACATCCCGTTCCAGGGCCTCCGTTACAATTTCGAGTCGCGTTGTATCGGTCTGGGTTTGGCTAGTCAGTAATTGCAAACACTGGCCCATTTTTTCCAAGGCCTGGTCGATCTGAGCAAAATGCTGTTGCAGGGGAGAGCGGTGGGGGCCCTCTAGGGCC contains:
- a CDS encoding hybrid sensor histidine kinase/response regulator yields the protein MFIEDEELRHLYQVASTEHLSNLEAGLLWLESHPQDRSKLEELLREAHSLKGDSRMLGVSEAESLTHHLEEVLSAIHQGQGQFSPQVCDGLLQGVDAIKKIAQEAVTGEPSQVSVFHTAAQLMTLLEESSEPLVSNPTMADLSSAWPLESLSQNAPEDDIEALLALVAEPATSSLPSPLLELEALTEPVALTSAPTIGPEAERLDTIRVDGAKLDQLVNHAGELTVTQQRMQRQLEVLQTLHLLWENTQRASKQGQALALEGPHRSPLQQHFAQIDQALEKMGQCLQLLTSQTQTDTTRLEIVTEALERDVRKLQLLPFATIFNLFPRTVRDLSKQQNKDVQLHLQGSETAVDRRILDEIKAPLTHLLRNAIDHGLETPAERTRLGKPPQANLWLRGYSRGSEIVIEVQDDGRGLDDRAIGETAVKKGLLTPTELALMAPEQIQSLIFRPGFSTKSEVSAISGRGVGLDVVKASVEKLQGELAVESQPGQGCRFRILLRANRSVIPVLLVSVQDHCYALPVDGVALSFLFDPQQIFQLEGRPCILWQGQPLLLKALGDIVGQPMQEQAGKRPCVVLKGQGQYQGLIVDRLWDYQEIQLKNPNPLLSGISLLLGATILSTGEVCHVLNPSALLEVEQTVGVLSDFTPAGIRKPRVLLVEDSLPIRTQLRRILEGAGYEVAVAVDGREGLAKVQAEGPFAALVSDVEMPYLSGFELTEQIRRLGAYDQLPIILVTTLAKEDDRRRGLDAGANDYLTKGDFDQSLLLDSLRKLIYEQN